The genomic region TTCCTCGCAGGGATGCGTCGGCGCCGCCGCTGACACCTGCTGATGGGACCGCCGGGATCTCGACTCCTGCGTCGCTCGATCATGGGTGATCGGGGGGGGCGGGATCTCGATTCCTGTGTCGCTCGATCACCGTCGAGCAGGGCGCCCGACCACCGTCAGCCGTGGTCGCCGCGGCGGCCGGAGCCGCGCAGTCCGGCCACCACCACCAACACTGCCAGCGCCGCGAGTACCGCGAGCACGATCCACACCACGATCGCGATCCCGGAGGATTCACCGGACGCTGCCGCAGGCACTGCTGCTTCCGACGGGGTGTCGATCGGAGCCGCGCTCGCACCGGTTCCCGACCCGCCCCCGGTCGCGCCGAAGGTGAGCGTGCCGGAGGGCCCGGTCACCGGGATCTCCGACGAACCGTCGGGTGCGGCGGACGCGGTGGCCTGCGCACCGGAGGCGACCAGGAAGCCGATCGGGGTCACCCCGGGATCCTGCGCGAAGCCCCAGTCCAGCAGGGAAGCGCCCTGCATCCACTGACGGCGCGGCTGCTGGGTGCCGCCGAGCATCGTGACGACCAGCCGTCGGCCGCCCCGCTCGGCCATCCCGACGTAGGTGTTGCCGGCCCCGTCGGTGTAGCCGTTCTTCCCGCCGAGCGCCCCCGCGTACCCCCACAGCAGGGCGTTGTCGTTGGCGATCCCGAACGCGGGGTACTCGCCGAAGCCGGGTACCTCCGAGTACTTGGTCGCCACCAACTCGGGAAACGGCGGCAGCTTCATGTCGGAGCGCGCGATCAGCGCCAGGTCGTACACGGACGTCGACTGACCGGCACCGTCCAACCCGGACACCGTCGCGGCCCGGGTGTCGAAGGCGCCCAGCGCGCGGGCGCGGGAGTTCATCTGGGTGAGCGTGCGTTCCACGCCCCCGTTGGCGACGGCGAGCGCATGGGCAACGTCGTTGCCGGAACCCATCATCAGGAACAGCATCAGCTGGCGGACGGTGTAGCGGCCGCCAGGACCGATCCCGACCCTCGAGCCCTGCTGTTCGGTGTCGGCATCGGTGCCGACGACCACCCGGTCGACGTCGGTGAGCGAGCGCAGCAGAACGTTCATCGTCAGCAGCTTGAGGGTGCTCGCCGGGCGGTACCGACCATGAGGATCCTTGGCCGCCAACACATCTCCGGTGTCCAGGTCGGCGACCATCCAGGCCGCAGCACTGATGTCAGGCGGCAACGCCGAGGTCCCGCGGGGAACGACGATCCCGCACTGACCGAGCGCCTTGCCGCCGACCGGTGACGTCGGCACCGACAACGGTGCGGGAGCAGTGCTGCCGGTGGCGACGTCCTCGGGGGTGTCGGCGGCCGGGGCGGGCGAGACCCGCTGGGCGCAGTCGGCGGTCGCAGGGGTGCTGACCGTCACCGTCGGGGGCAGCGGGGTGCCTTCGTCATCGGCGAAGGCGATCGACGCCGGGGGCAGCACCGAACCGAACAGGACCGTGATTGCCGCGCCGAGCAGGGTCCACCGGCGTGCGGCGGGGTGGCGGAGTCGGGCCGACGAGGGAGGGAACGACGGACGGGGCGACGAGGACGGAGCGGGGATCTTCATCGCCCTGCAGGGTACTGCGGGACGGCCGGCGACCGGGCCTGCTGCGACCTCACCGGTACCTTCCGCTGCAGCGACGTCAGCGGAAGTCGGACCCCAGGGTGAGGATGCAGAACACTGCTGCGCCGGCCACCACGAGCGTCAGCACCAGCGCGATGACGCTGCGAAAACGGGAGCCGCCGGTGTTCCACCGGGCGCGCACCAGCAGCCCGACGTACCCCGCACCGACCAGCACGGTGACCAGATCCCACAGCCGCCACCCGAGGTTCGCCCAGCGGGCGGCGAGCGAATTCCAGTCGCTGCCGAACAGCAGGTCACCGGCGAACAGTCCGGGTAGGACGTGGCCGATCACCAGGACCATCAGCACCGCGGCGGTGATCGCTCGCGGGCGATCCGCCCTGGCCGGCTCGCTGCCCGGCGTCAACGGCGAGCGTGCAGAGGCCGCCCGCGCACGGGCGCCGACGTCCGTGGACCGTACCGCGGAGGGCCTGCTCCGCCGGTCGCTCATCGGAGCGTCCCGAACGTCTCGGTGGCCGCAGGCACCAGCAACGCCACGGCGAGCGCGACGGTCAGCACCAGCCAGGCGATCACCGAGGAGTCCAGCAGCAGGCGGCGCAGCCGGTCGGGATCCGGCGCGGTCACGATGGCGCAGACGAGGCTGCGGACGGTGTCGACCGCGAACCAGGCGACCCCGGACAGCACGGCGATGACGACGACGACCACCGGCAGCGAGCGGTAGACCTCGACCAGCCGCAGGTAGCGCTCGGGGGAGAGGCGAGCCAGCAGCCACGACAGCACCGACACGACGGCGACGACGCCGAGCGCGAGGTGGCCGGCGGTCCTGGCTCTCGACGGCCACCGGACACCTGGTCCGGTGCGCGGCAGGAAGCGCCGTCGGGCCGGTCGCGCGGAGCGGGAGGCGGGTCCGGGCGGCACGTCGTCAGGGTAACGGGAGCACGAACGCACTGTGTAACGGTTGCATCGCACCAAGGCCTGCAGGTGTTCCTCGCAGGCACCGGAAA from Nakamurella sp. A5-74 harbors:
- a CDS encoding penicillin-binding protein is translated as MKIPAPSSSPRPSFPPSSARLRHPAARRWTLLGAAITVLFGSVLPPASIAFADDEGTPLPPTVTVSTPATADCAQRVSPAPAADTPEDVATGSTAPAPLSVPTSPVGGKALGQCGIVVPRGTSALPPDISAAAWMVADLDTGDVLAAKDPHGRYRPASTLKLLTMNVLLRSLTDVDRVVVGTDADTEQQGSRVGIGPGGRYTVRQLMLFLMMGSGNDVAHALAVANGGVERTLTQMNSRARALGAFDTRAATVSGLDGAGQSTSVYDLALIARSDMKLPPFPELVATKYSEVPGFGEYPAFGIANDNALLWGYAGALGGKNGYTDGAGNTYVGMAERGGRRLVVTMLGGTQQPRRQWMQGASLLDWGFAQDPGVTPIGFLVASGAQATASAAPDGSSEIPVTGPSGTLTFGATGGGSGTGASAAPIDTPSEAAVPAAASGESSGIAIVVWIVLAVLAALAVLVVVAGLRGSGRRGDHG